In the Gammaproteobacteria bacterium genome, TGCTGGCCGCCGCCGGCCTCACCGGCGCCCTGTGCAGCACCTCGGTGCTGGCAGCCTCCAGCCCCGCGCCTGCCGCGAGCACCGCGGTGGGCGCCGCCACCTCCGACACGGACATCACCGCACAGGTGAAGGACAAGCTCGCGAGCGCGGGCTATCGCGACGTGGCGGTGACCGTCAACGGCGGTACGGTGACGCTGGTGGGCAGCGCCCAGGACGCGCAGGTGAAGGCCAATGTGGAGGCGGTGGCGAAGTCCGTGGACGGTGTGACCAGCGTGGACAACCGTCTCAAGACCCCGGCCGAGCGGCCGCAGATACCGCCTCCGCCCGCGGCGTCAAGGCCGGGCTGATCCATAACTATTAAGAGGTGACGAGATGAGCAACGACATTGCGAAAGGCGACTGGAAACAGCTCTCGGGTGCGATCAAGCACACCTGGGGCAAGCTGACCGACGACGACTTGCTGCGCGCCAAGGGCGACGGCGAATACCTGGTGGGCAGGCTGCAGGAATACTACGGTCTCACCAAGGCGAAGGCGGAGCAGAGCCTGCACGAGCTGGGCTACAAGCTGCGCGGTGAGCAGCGCCGGGTCGCCACCTCCGATCGCCGCGGCAGCGGCGATGACGTGACCACCGAACGCCTGGATCGCTGATCCGGG is a window encoding:
- a CDS encoding BON domain-containing protein, giving the protein MQKMNAFYALLAAAGLTGALCSTSVLAASSPAPAASTAVGAATSDTDITAQVKDKLASAGYRDVAVTVNGGTVTLVGSAQDAQVKANVEAVAKSVDGVTSVDNRLKTPAERPQIPPPPAASRPG